The following are from one region of the Bradyrhizobium septentrionale genome:
- a CDS encoding tetratricopeptide repeat protein — MRRQSNLTRHLASAALVAVFAAGLGGCQTMSDVTGSIASKSDPVPDDPRRAADVYGERYRKNPKDVDAAIAYGQALRMSGQRSQACAMLEQATIANPGNKALLAAYGRALADNGNSQAAFDVLSRAHSPDNPDWRILSVQGTTLDKMNRHEEARRYYASALRLAPDEPSVLSNLGLSYMLTKELPKAEETLRQAYASARADTRIRQNLALVVGLQGRFGEAETIVKADLPADEAAANVAYLRDMLNRKDGPRTASRAAPVVAKDD; from the coding sequence ATGCGTCGACAGTCCAACCTGACCCGGCATCTCGCTTCCGCAGCCCTCGTGGCGGTCTTCGCCGCTGGCCTTGGCGGCTGCCAGACCATGTCCGATGTGACGGGATCGATTGCGTCCAAGTCGGATCCGGTGCCCGATGATCCGCGCCGTGCCGCCGATGTTTATGGCGAGCGTTATCGCAAGAATCCCAAGGATGTCGACGCCGCGATCGCCTACGGCCAGGCGTTGCGCATGAGCGGACAGCGCTCGCAGGCCTGCGCCATGCTGGAGCAGGCCACGATCGCCAATCCCGGCAACAAGGCTTTGCTCGCTGCCTATGGCCGCGCGCTGGCCGACAACGGCAATTCGCAGGCCGCGTTCGACGTGCTGAGCCGCGCCCACAGTCCGGACAATCCGGACTGGCGGATCCTGTCGGTGCAGGGAACCACCCTCGACAAGATGAACCGGCACGAAGAGGCGCGGCGCTATTACGCGAGCGCGCTGCGACTGGCCCCGGACGAGCCGTCGGTGCTGTCCAATCTCGGCCTGTCCTACATGCTGACCAAGGAATTGCCGAAAGCGGAAGAGACGCTGCGCCAGGCCTATGCCAGCGCCCGCGCCGACACCCGTATCAGGCAGAACCTTGCGCTCGTGGTCGGCCTTCAGGGTCGCTTCGGGGAGGCCGAAACCATCGTCAAGGCCGACCTGCCGGCAGACGAGGCGGCGGCCAACGTCGCCTATCTCCGCGACATGCTGAACCGCAAGGACGGACCGCGGACCGCGTCGCGCGCCGCCCCTGTCGTCGCCAAGGACGACTAG
- a CDS encoding type II secretion system F family protein: MQTQTLALAFLAATTVGGIAWVFLYPYLSGEKKAESRRASVARSEPTTTRAVDRTQRSRREQVEGSLKELEARRQKDRKVPLGMRISQAGLEWSEQKFWIISGALGLFGFGAAFLAGGGMLGAAGIGFAMGLGVPRWLLGWLKKRREKAFLRALPDAVDVIVRGIKAGLPLFESLKAVVNDASEPLRSEFLAIIETQAIGMPLGEACSRLYERMPLPEANFFGIVIAIQQKSGGNLSEALGNLSKVLRDRKKMAEKIQAMSMEAKASAAIIGSLPPIVMILVFLTTPDYIALLWTNSMGQLMLVACAVWMSMGVLVMKKMINFDF; this comes from the coding sequence ATGCAGACGCAAACCCTTGCCCTGGCCTTCCTCGCCGCCACGACCGTGGGCGGCATCGCCTGGGTCTTCCTGTATCCCTACCTCTCCGGGGAGAAGAAGGCCGAGTCCCGCCGCGCATCGGTGGCGCGCAGCGAGCCTACGACGACACGAGCTGTCGACCGCACGCAACGCTCGCGCCGCGAGCAGGTCGAGGGATCGTTGAAGGAGCTCGAGGCGCGGCGGCAGAAGGACAGGAAAGTCCCGCTCGGCATGCGCATCTCGCAGGCCGGACTGGAGTGGTCCGAGCAGAAATTCTGGATCATCTCCGGCGCCCTCGGCCTGTTCGGATTCGGCGCGGCATTTCTGGCCGGCGGAGGCATGCTCGGCGCGGCCGGCATCGGGTTTGCCATGGGTCTCGGCGTACCGCGCTGGCTGCTCGGCTGGCTGAAGAAGCGGCGGGAGAAGGCCTTCCTGCGAGCGCTGCCCGACGCCGTCGACGTCATCGTGCGCGGCATCAAGGCCGGTCTGCCGCTGTTCGAATCGCTCAAGGCGGTCGTCAACGACGCATCGGAGCCGCTGCGCAGCGAATTCCTCGCGATCATCGAGACCCAGGCGATCGGCATGCCGCTCGGCGAGGCCTGTTCCCGGCTCTATGAACGCATGCCGCTGCCGGAAGCGAACTTCTTCGGCATCGTGATCGCGATCCAGCAGAAGTCCGGCGGCAATCTGTCGGAAGCGCTCGGCAATCTGTCCAAGGTGCTGCGCGACCGCAAGAAGATGGCCGAGAAGATCCAGGCGATGTCGATGGAAGCGAAAGCCTCCGCCGCCATCATCGGCTCGCTGCCGCCGATCGTGATGATCCTCGTGTTCCTCACGACGCCGGACTACATCGCGCTGCTGTGGACCAACTCGATGGGCCAGCTGATGCTGGTCGCCTGCGCCGTCTGGATGTCGATGGGCGTGCTGGTGATGAAGAAGATGATCAACTTCGATTTCTGA
- a CDS encoding leucyl aminopeptidase family protein — protein sequence MPSVFETAPATAVTPITFVTKSTWDAIRSELPAAARQFAEANGFEAKPGKSLALPAADGSIAQVLFGLEDASGRSPDPFRPGALPGLLPPGVYRFANAPHDTRLAALAFALGCYRFARYRTNKTPEVRLVPPDGVDAAEITRMADAAALARDLINTPSNDMGPAELAEVAHDLASRFGADFTCISGDELAQNFPLIHAVGMASTRAPRLIDLSWGDPAHPKVTLVGKGVCFDTGGLDLKPSSGMLLMKKDMGGAANVLALAQMIMDAKLKVRLRVLIPAVENAVAGNAFRPLDIFRSRKGITVEIGNTDAEGRLVLADALALADEEQPDLLVDLGTLTGAARVALGPDLPPFYTNDETLAGDVAAHAKRENDPLWRMPLWPAYDAWLDSKTAHITNAPSGGFAGSITCALFLQRFVEQARSWLHVDIYGWTPSAKPGRPEGGECQAARAIYKLLSQRYA from the coding sequence ATGCCATCCGTGTTCGAGACCGCACCCGCTACCGCCGTCACACCAATCACCTTCGTCACCAAGTCGACATGGGATGCGATTCGGAGCGAGCTGCCGGCAGCGGCACGCCAGTTCGCGGAGGCGAATGGGTTTGAGGCGAAGCCCGGCAAGTCCCTCGCCTTGCCGGCCGCCGACGGCAGCATCGCGCAGGTGCTGTTCGGCCTCGAGGATGCCAGTGGCAGATCACCCGATCCGTTCCGGCCAGGCGCTCTGCCCGGCCTGCTGCCGCCGGGCGTCTACCGCTTTGCCAATGCGCCGCATGACACCAGGCTCGCCGCGCTCGCCTTCGCGCTCGGCTGCTATCGCTTCGCTCGCTATCGCACCAACAAGACGCCGGAGGTTCGCCTGGTGCCGCCCGACGGCGTCGATGCCGCCGAGATCACACGGATGGCGGATGCGGCGGCGCTGGCGCGCGACCTCATCAACACGCCGTCCAACGATATGGGGCCGGCCGAACTCGCCGAAGTGGCGCACGATCTGGCATCACGGTTCGGCGCCGACTTCACTTGCATCAGCGGCGACGAGCTCGCGCAGAATTTTCCGCTGATCCACGCCGTCGGCATGGCATCGACCCGCGCGCCGCGGCTGATCGACCTGAGCTGGGGCGATCCGGCCCATCCGAAGGTGACGCTGGTCGGCAAGGGCGTCTGCTTCGACACCGGCGGGCTCGATCTCAAACCGTCGAGCGGCATGCTGTTGATGAAGAAGGACATGGGCGGCGCCGCCAACGTGCTGGCGCTGGCGCAGATGATAATGGACGCAAAGCTGAAGGTGCGGCTGCGCGTGCTGATCCCGGCGGTCGAGAACGCGGTTGCCGGCAATGCGTTCCGCCCGCTCGACATCTTCAGGTCGCGCAAGGGCATCACCGTCGAGATCGGCAACACCGACGCCGAAGGACGGCTGGTGCTCGCCGACGCGCTGGCGCTTGCCGACGAGGAGCAGCCCGATCTGCTGGTCGATCTGGGCACGCTGACCGGTGCGGCGCGCGTGGCGCTGGGCCCGGATTTGCCGCCGTTCTACACCAATGACGAGACGCTCGCCGGCGACGTCGCAGCCCATGCGAAACGCGAGAACGATCCGCTGTGGCGCATGCCGCTGTGGCCGGCCTACGATGCCTGGCTCGACTCCAAGACCGCCCACATCACCAACGCACCGTCAGGCGGTTTCGCCGGCTCGATCACCTGCGCGCTGTTCCTGCAGCGCTTTGTCGAGCAGGCGAGAAGCTGGCTGCATGTCGACATCTACGGCTGGACGCCGTCCGCAAAACCCGGCCGCCCCGAAGGCGGCGAGTGCCAGGCCGCACGCGCGATCTACAAATTGTTGAGCCAGCGCTATGCATGA
- a CDS encoding type II secretion system F family protein, with protein sequence MIDFLIAKLHDVRFMTMLLAFFAASATVYTLVMPLLAGGDLDKRMKAVASERERLRQRERDRLSKSEKVTLRQTPKQAVSRMVDDLNLTKWLAQEAALDKLVMAGYRGHAPYVYFLAARAATPVVMLLAAIIYTFFIAGATWSLTLKIGICVGAAYAGLQAPMLFLKNAISKRQLQIKRAFPDSLDLLLICIESGMSVEVAFRKVANEIVGQSVALSEEFALTTAELSYLQDRRTAYENLARRTGLEGVKSVCMALQQSERYGTPLGQSLRVMAQENRDMRMNEAEKKAASLPPKLTVPMILFFLPCLFIVILGPSYIKIATMH encoded by the coding sequence ATGATTGATTTCCTTATCGCCAAGCTCCACGACGTCAGGTTCATGACCATGCTGCTTGCCTTCTTCGCGGCAAGCGCGACGGTCTACACGCTGGTGATGCCGCTGCTCGCCGGCGGCGACCTCGACAAGCGCATGAAGGCGGTCGCCAGCGAGCGCGAACGTCTGCGGCAGCGCGAACGCGATCGGCTCTCCAAGTCGGAGAAGGTGACGCTGCGCCAGACGCCGAAGCAGGCCGTCTCCAGGATGGTGGATGACCTCAACCTCACCAAATGGCTGGCCCAGGAGGCGGCGCTCGACAAGCTCGTGATGGCCGGCTATCGCGGCCACGCCCCTTACGTCTATTTCCTGGCAGCACGCGCGGCGACGCCGGTCGTGATGCTGCTCGCCGCGATCATCTATACGTTCTTCATCGCCGGCGCGACCTGGTCGCTCACGCTCAAGATCGGCATTTGCGTCGGCGCGGCCTATGCCGGCCTCCAGGCGCCGATGCTGTTCCTGAAGAACGCGATCTCCAAGCGCCAGCTCCAGATCAAGCGTGCCTTCCCTGATTCGCTCGACCTGCTGCTGATCTGCATCGAGTCGGGCATGTCGGTCGAGGTCGCCTTCCGCAAAGTCGCCAACGAGATCGTCGGACAGTCGGTCGCGCTGTCGGAGGAATTCGCGCTGACGACCGCGGAATTGTCCTACCTGCAGGACCGCAGGACTGCCTACGAGAATTTGGCGCGCCGCACCGGGCTTGAGGGCGTGAAGTCGGTGTGCATGGCCCTGCAGCAATCCGAACGCTACGGCACGCCGCTCGGCCAGAGCCTGCGCGTGATGGCGCAGGAAAACCGCGATATGCGCATGAACGAGGCCGAGAAGAAGGCGGCTTCACTGCCGCCCAAGCTGACCGTGCCGATGATCCTGTTCTTCCTGCCCTGCCTGTTCATCGTGATCCTCGGGCCGTCCTACATCAAGATCGCTACGATGCACTGA